One region of Mycobacterium riyadhense genomic DNA includes:
- a CDS encoding SDR family NAD(P)-dependent oxidoreductase — MKRLAGNRVLVTGAGSGIGQATALRLLDEGAAVVGADIATDGLAKTRARADEAATGDRLSTLEMNVADEQAVVDGVRQAVDALGGLDSLVNAAGMLRAAHTHQTSAEQWNQIIAVNLTGTFLVVREALPALLANPRSAIVNFSSTSASFAHPYMAAYAASKGGVQAFTHSLALEYAGQGLRAVCVAPGSIKSGITDATGGYIPQDADWKLFSRLLPILPTTVQSSGTGMADPSVVAGVIAMLVSQDGAFITGTEIRIDGGTHA, encoded by the coding sequence ATGAAGCGACTAGCGGGCAATCGGGTTCTGGTGACCGGCGCCGGGTCGGGGATCGGCCAGGCCACCGCACTGCGGCTGCTGGACGAGGGTGCCGCGGTGGTCGGCGCCGATATCGCAACCGATGGCCTGGCCAAGACCCGGGCCCGAGCCGACGAGGCGGCCACCGGTGACCGGTTGAGCACGCTAGAAATGAACGTCGCCGACGAGCAAGCGGTGGTCGACGGCGTGCGTCAGGCCGTCGACGCCCTCGGCGGCCTGGATTCGCTGGTCAATGCGGCGGGCATGTTGCGCGCCGCGCACACTCACCAGACCAGCGCCGAGCAGTGGAACCAGATCATCGCGGTCAACTTGACCGGCACCTTTCTGGTGGTCCGCGAAGCGCTGCCGGCGCTGCTGGCCAACCCGCGCAGCGCGATCGTCAACTTCAGCTCCACGTCGGCCTCGTTCGCGCATCCATACATGGCGGCCTATGCCGCCAGTAAGGGCGGCGTCCAGGCCTTCACCCATTCGTTAGCGCTGGAATACGCCGGCCAAGGGCTGCGCGCGGTGTGCGTGGCGCCGGGCAGCATCAAATCCGGGATCACCGACGCGACCGGCGGATACATTCCGCAGGACGCCGACTGGAAGCTGTTTTCCCGGCTGCTGCCGATCCTGCCAACCACGGTGCAATCCAGCGGCACCGGAATGGCCGATCCGTCTGTGGTGGCCGGCGTGATCGCGATGCTGGTGTCGCAAGACGGCGCTTTTATCACCGGCACCGAAATCCGCATCGACGGCGGCACGCACGCCTGA
- a CDS encoding SDR family oxidoreductase gives MQLSFQDRTYLVTGGGSGIGKGVAAGLVAAGAFVMIIGRNPDRLAAAVQEIEAEASNGGAIRYEPADVTNEDEIARAVDAATAWHGRLHGVVHCAGGSETIGPITRIDSEAWRRTVDLNVNGTMYVLKHAAQHMVRGGGGSFVGISSIAASNTHRWFGAYGVTKSAVDHLMQLAADELGASWVRVNSIRPGLIRTELVAPVTNSPELSSDYAICTPLPRHGEVTDVANLAMFLLSDAASFVTGQVINVDGGQMLRRGPDFSAMLEPVFGSDGLRGVV, from the coding sequence ATGCAGCTCTCATTCCAGGACCGCACTTACCTGGTCACCGGCGGTGGCAGTGGAATTGGCAAGGGGGTCGCTGCCGGGCTGGTCGCGGCCGGTGCCTTCGTCATGATCATCGGGCGTAATCCGGACCGGCTGGCGGCGGCGGTCCAAGAAATCGAGGCGGAAGCATCCAATGGCGGCGCAATCCGCTACGAGCCTGCTGACGTCACCAACGAGGACGAGATCGCACGCGCGGTGGACGCGGCGACGGCGTGGCACGGCCGGCTGCATGGCGTCGTGCATTGTGCCGGTGGCTCGGAGACCATCGGGCCGATCACCCGCATCGACTCCGAGGCATGGCGACGAACCGTCGACCTCAACGTCAACGGCACCATGTACGTCCTCAAGCACGCCGCGCAGCACATGGTGCGCGGCGGCGGCGGATCCTTCGTCGGGATCTCGTCGATCGCGGCCAGCAACACCCACCGCTGGTTCGGCGCCTATGGGGTGACTAAATCGGCCGTCGATCACCTGATGCAGTTGGCCGCCGACGAACTCGGCGCCTCGTGGGTGCGGGTCAACAGCATCCGCCCGGGCCTGATTCGTACGGAACTTGTTGCACCCGTTACCAATTCGCCGGAACTGAGCTCGGACTACGCCATCTGCACGCCGCTGCCACGGCACGGCGAGGTCACCGACGTTGCCAACCTGGCGATGTTTCTGCTCAGCGATGCGGCCAGCTTCGTCACCGGACAGGTCATCAACGTCGACGGCGGCCAGATGCTAAGGCGCGGCCCGGACTTTTCGGCGATGCTGGAGCCGGTGTTCGGCTCGGACGGGCTACGCGGGGTGGTCTGA
- a CDS encoding enoyl-CoA hydratase encodes MTLSDQAGAPAGSQAAGSAADQPVIYETLDEGRIARIWLNRPNEHNAQNRTLLVQLDEAFRRAEADDTVRVVILAARGKNFSAGHDLGSDAAMLERKPGPAQHPTYRSHGATLDPIAEKLLHQEWHFFFQNTCRWRDLRKITIAQVQGNAISAGLMLIWACDLIVAADNARFSDVVAVRLGMPGVEYYAHPWEFGPRKAKELLLTGDSLDADEAYRLGMVSKVFPVDELADKTLQFARRIAERPTMAALLVKDSVNAASDAMGFTEALRHAFHVHELGHAHWAAHNENRFPVGLPPDVEDWRTAKPTKIARRDAP; translated from the coding sequence ATGACTCTCTCCGACCAAGCCGGCGCTCCGGCGGGTTCGCAGGCGGCTGGCTCAGCCGCCGATCAGCCGGTGATCTATGAGACCCTCGACGAGGGACGCATCGCCCGGATCTGGCTCAACCGGCCCAACGAACACAACGCACAGAACCGCACCCTGCTGGTTCAGCTCGACGAGGCATTCCGCCGCGCCGAGGCCGACGACACCGTGCGCGTGGTAATCCTGGCGGCGCGCGGCAAGAACTTTTCCGCCGGTCACGACCTCGGCTCGGATGCGGCGATGCTGGAGCGCAAACCCGGGCCTGCGCAGCATCCGACGTACCGCTCGCACGGCGCCACCCTGGATCCCATCGCGGAAAAGCTGCTTCACCAAGAGTGGCATTTCTTCTTCCAAAACACCTGCCGCTGGCGCGATCTGCGCAAGATCACCATCGCCCAGGTGCAGGGCAACGCCATCTCCGCGGGGTTGATGCTGATCTGGGCGTGCGACCTGATAGTGGCAGCAGACAATGCGAGGTTCAGCGACGTGGTAGCGGTACGGCTGGGCATGCCCGGCGTCGAATACTATGCCCACCCTTGGGAATTCGGCCCACGCAAGGCCAAAGAGCTGCTGTTGACCGGTGATTCGCTGGACGCCGACGAGGCCTACCGGCTTGGCATGGTGTCCAAGGTTTTCCCGGTAGACGAACTGGCCGACAAGACTCTGCAATTCGCGCGGCGCATCGCCGAGCGGCCCACGATGGCCGCATTGTTGGTCAAGGACTCGGTCAACGCCGCCTCCGACGCGATGGGCTTCACCGAGGCGCTGCGGCACGCCTTTCACGTCCACGAGCTGGGTCATGCACACTGGGCGGCCCATAACGAAAACAGGTTTCCGGTCGGTCTGCCGCCCGACGTCGAGGATTGGCGCACCGCCAAGCCGACGAAGATCGCCCGCCGCGACGCGCCCTAG
- a CDS encoding type I polyketide synthase, translating to MDTQLAKATKALRKAVTQLEWLKRQNDALLSRINEPVAVVGIGCRYPGGVDSARGLWDLVARGGDAVSEFPTDRGWDVEGLFDPDPDAVGKTYCRRGGFVYDAGQFDAGFFGIAPGEALAMDPQQRLLLECSWEALEHTGIDPLSLRGSATGVFVGTMNPDYAAGQGLQAVEGYGLTGSEASVASGRIAYALGLEGPAVSVDTACSSSLVALHLAVASLRSGECDVALAGGVTVLATPALLVAFSRQRGLAADGRCKAFAAAADGVGWGEGAGVVVLQRLSDARRDGRSVLALIRGSAINHDGASNGLTAPNGSAQQRVIRAALASARISAAEVDVVEAHGTGTTLGDPIEAQALLATYGQDRPAEHPLWTGSIKSNIGHTAAAAGIAGVIKMVQAMRHGVMPATLHVDEPTPHVDWSAGAVALLTEPRPWAVDGGRPRRAGVSAFGISGTNAHVIVEQAPAEYVQPEKSYEPSEFNTSAALPWVVSSKTAAGLVAQAGRLLAHLEANDQLDPGDVGCTLARRSTFAHRAVVVGQDRTALLAGLASLAGGEPGVGVVTGRAASVGKTVMVFPGQGTQWVGMGVELLDCAPVFAQQIEACAEALSEFVDWSLTEVLRGTPGAPGLDRVDVLQPVLFAVMVSLARLWASVGVVANAVIGHSQGEIAAAYIAGALSLRDAARVVTARSALLKALTGRGGMVSLACGAKQAATLLAPLGDRIGIGALNGPSAVVVSGELDAIEELLARCDAEGVRARRIEVDYASHSAQVEVIGADLVEALGDIRPSSSAVTFISTVTGDIVDGAALDAEYWYRNIRQTVLFEQAVRRCREQGYRVFVEASSHPVLVAGIEDTVADGGHPDLDAVVAVPTLGRDEGGLARFWMSVGQAFVAGVGVDWSGLFAASGGRVVELPTYAFARQRFWSTSGSAGRADAAALGLAEVAHGLLAAAVQLPDTGGVVLTGRLSLAAVPWLADHAVGGPVLFPGTGFVELALCAGDQVGCPVVEELTLAAPLVLGERSGVAVQVVVDGAQESGQRSLAVYSLGSQPDSQWVLHAHGILAAKAEPAAPIPDLAVWPPAGATAVDVTDVYQQLALRGYDYGPAFQGLRAMWRRGREIFAEVAIADGAGMAVSSYGIHPALLDAALHSGMHLAESEADSEQMMLPYCWQQVSLHGVGAERVRVRMAPAGQGAVTLQLADRAGLPVLSVGSLITRPVSAEQLGAAVARATDGTADPLLNLLWSPLPSCPAVGTAHRGDAGDVVVWECVSAGEAVVDSVYEHTHAALKVLQSWLAADRSGTLAICTRGAVALPGEQVTDPAAAAVWGLVRTAQSEHPGRIVLIDTDIPATSTEMTVGVAGWVASGEPQLVVRNATAYAARLVPVASALQLPEETSAWRLALGGSGTVDDVVVEPCPPSSLGAGQVRVAVAAVGVNFRDVLVTLGMYPGSAPALGAEGAGLVVEVGAGVSGLAVGDAVMGLTGGGSQPVVDQRLLVKVPTGWSLAQAAAVPVVFLTAFYGLADLAEVRPGESVLIHAGTGGVGMAAVQLARHWGLEVFATASRGKWDTLRAMGFDHDHIGDSRTLEFEGKFMAVTGGRGIDVVLNCLAGEFTDASLRLLAKGGRFIEMGKTDIRDPHAIARQHPGVKYRAFDVLDAGPARLAQMLGELRGLFETRTLHPLPVTTRDIRCAREAYRLLSQANHIGKVVLTMPQVLADDLAAGTVLITGGTGMAGMTLARHLVTHYGVGHVVLVSRHGEQAPGVDQVVTELESAGARVVVAACDVADRIALAQLMARLAAQCPPLTGVIHAAGTLDDALIDSLTPDRVDAVLRAKVDGAWNLHEATADFALSMFVLCSSIAGVVGSPGQGNYAAANAFLDALANHRRSSGLAATSLGWGLWEKASSMTAHLSDRDKDRMRRTGLAAMTSAQAIEFFDAALIAAHPAVVATRLDHNTLANPARNAQLPPVFDGLVTRRSLRRAAAGDGTASESAFADRLHGLTPDQRHELLTEVACAQAALVLGHPSPRDINPDSTFQDLGFDSLTAVELRNRLKTATGLTLSPTLTFDHPTPTELARHLGYQLDGNGHRQVNGSELGIPESEDEQLRSIITGIPISDLRAAGLLNELLHLANARTTPGPDRTDRDRKELERLIDSSTPEQLLAMALEASTADVTGTDNLPG from the coding sequence ATGGATACGCAACTTGCCAAGGCAACCAAGGCCCTTCGAAAAGCGGTAACGCAGTTGGAGTGGCTGAAGCGGCAGAACGATGCGCTGCTCTCACGCATCAACGAGCCAGTCGCGGTGGTGGGTATCGGATGCCGCTATCCCGGTGGGGTGGATTCGGCGCGTGGGTTGTGGGATCTGGTGGCCCGTGGTGGGGACGCGGTGTCGGAGTTTCCCACCGATCGGGGTTGGGATGTGGAGGGACTGTTCGATCCTGATCCGGATGCGGTGGGCAAGACGTACTGCCGACGGGGCGGGTTTGTGTATGACGCCGGGCAGTTTGATGCCGGCTTTTTCGGGATCGCTCCGGGTGAGGCGCTGGCCATGGATCCGCAGCAGCGGCTGCTGTTGGAGTGTTCATGGGAGGCGTTGGAACACACCGGTATTGACCCGCTGTCGTTGCGCGGCTCGGCTACCGGGGTGTTCGTCGGGACGATGAACCCCGACTACGCGGCGGGGCAGGGATTGCAGGCGGTGGAGGGCTACGGGTTGACCGGTTCCGAGGCCAGCGTGGCTTCCGGGCGCATCGCGTACGCGTTGGGGTTGGAGGGCCCTGCGGTATCCGTGGATACGGCCTGTTCGTCGTCGTTGGTCGCGCTGCATCTGGCGGTGGCTTCGTTGCGATCGGGGGAATGCGATGTGGCGTTGGCCGGTGGGGTGACCGTGCTGGCCACTCCGGCCCTTCTAGTGGCCTTTTCCCGACAGCGAGGGCTGGCGGCCGACGGTCGGTGCAAAGCGTTTGCCGCCGCCGCCGACGGAGTCGGGTGGGGTGAGGGTGCCGGGGTGGTGGTGCTGCAGCGGCTATCGGATGCCCGTCGTGACGGACGTTCGGTGTTGGCGTTAATCCGCGGCAGCGCAATCAATCACGACGGAGCCAGCAACGGATTGACCGCACCCAACGGATCGGCTCAGCAGCGGGTGATTCGGGCGGCGTTGGCTAGCGCGCGGATCTCGGCGGCGGAGGTGGACGTGGTCGAGGCTCACGGGACGGGCACTACATTGGGTGATCCGATTGAGGCTCAAGCCTTATTGGCTACCTACGGGCAAGACCGCCCCGCGGAGCACCCGTTGTGGACGGGTTCGATCAAGTCGAATATCGGCCACACCGCGGCCGCGGCGGGCATCGCCGGTGTAATCAAAATGGTCCAAGCGATGCGTCATGGTGTAATGCCGGCGACGCTGCATGTGGATGAACCGACACCGCATGTGGATTGGTCGGCGGGAGCGGTGGCGTTGTTGACCGAGCCGCGGCCCTGGGCGGTCGACGGAGGCCGGCCGCGCCGGGCTGGGGTCTCCGCGTTCGGGATAAGCGGCACCAATGCGCATGTGATCGTCGAGCAGGCGCCGGCCGAGTATGTCCAGCCCGAAAAGAGCTATGAACCAAGTGAGTTCAATACATCCGCGGCGCTGCCGTGGGTCGTCTCGAGTAAGACCGCGGCGGGGCTGGTCGCTCAGGCGGGCCGGTTGTTGGCCCATCTCGAGGCCAATGACCAACTGGATCCCGGTGACGTGGGGTGCACCCTGGCGCGGCGGTCCACCTTCGCGCATCGCGCGGTAGTGGTCGGTCAGGACCGCACCGCGTTGTTGGCCGGGTTGGCCAGTCTAGCTGGCGGAGAGCCGGGGGTGGGCGTGGTGACCGGACGGGCGGCCTCGGTGGGCAAGACCGTCATGGTGTTTCCCGGCCAGGGAACCCAATGGGTGGGAATGGGTGTCGAATTGCTTGATTGCGCACCGGTTTTCGCGCAACAGATCGAGGCGTGCGCGGAGGCCCTTTCAGAGTTTGTGGATTGGTCTCTGACCGAGGTGTTGCGGGGTACGCCCGGGGCGCCGGGGCTGGATCGGGTGGATGTGCTGCAGCCGGTGTTGTTCGCGGTGATGGTGTCGCTGGCCCGCTTGTGGGCGTCGGTGGGCGTGGTTGCCAATGCTGTGATCGGACATTCGCAGGGTGAGATCGCCGCGGCCTACATCGCTGGTGCGTTGTCGCTGCGTGACGCCGCACGGGTGGTCACAGCCCGCAGCGCATTGCTCAAGGCACTGACCGGGCGCGGCGGCATGGTGTCGCTCGCGTGCGGTGCGAAGCAGGCAGCAACGCTGTTGGCGCCCTTGGGTGATCGGATCGGTATCGGCGCGCTCAACGGCCCGTCGGCGGTGGTGGTTTCTGGTGAGTTGGATGCGATCGAGGAGCTGCTGGCACGCTGTGATGCCGAAGGCGTTCGGGCTCGACGTATTGAGGTGGACTATGCCTCGCATTCCGCCCAAGTGGAGGTGATCGGCGCCGATCTCGTTGAGGCGCTGGGTGATATCCGGCCGAGTTCATCCGCGGTGACATTCATCTCGACGGTCACCGGCGACATTGTTGATGGCGCCGCGCTGGATGCCGAGTATTGGTACCGCAATATCCGCCAGACGGTGCTGTTTGAACAGGCGGTGCGGCGGTGCCGCGAGCAGGGGTATCGGGTGTTTGTGGAGGCCAGTTCGCATCCGGTGTTGGTGGCCGGTATCGAGGATACCGTCGCCGATGGTGGCCACCCCGACCTCGATGCAGTGGTGGCGGTTCCGACGCTCGGCCGCGACGAGGGCGGGTTGGCGCGGTTCTGGATGTCGGTGGGCCAAGCCTTTGTGGCTGGGGTGGGGGTTGATTGGTCAGGGTTGTTCGCCGCCAGCGGTGGACGTGTGGTGGAGTTGCCAACGTATGCCTTTGCCCGGCAGCGGTTCTGGTCGACGTCGGGATCTGCGGGCCGAGCTGATGCGGCCGCCTTGGGGCTGGCTGAGGTTGCGCATGGTCTCTTGGCGGCGGCGGTGCAGCTGCCCGACACCGGTGGGGTGGTGTTGACGGGACGGCTGTCGCTGGCAGCGGTGCCGTGGCTGGCCGATCACGCGGTCGGTGGGCCGGTGTTGTTTCCCGGTACCGGTTTCGTGGAGTTGGCGCTGTGCGCGGGTGATCAGGTCGGCTGTCCCGTGGTGGAGGAGTTGACTCTGGCCGCGCCGCTGGTGCTCGGCGAACGCTCCGGGGTGGCGGTACAGGTAGTCGTCGACGGCGCGCAGGAGTCGGGGCAGCGCTCACTGGCGGTGTACAGCCTTGGTAGCCAGCCGGATTCCCAGTGGGTGCTGCACGCCCACGGCATCTTAGCGGCTAAGGCGGAGCCGGCAGCACCGATACCGGATTTGGCTGTGTGGCCGCCAGCGGGCGCGACGGCCGTGGATGTTACCGATGTCTATCAGCAGTTGGCGCTACGCGGGTATGACTATGGTCCGGCGTTTCAAGGCTTACGGGCCATGTGGCGACGAGGGCGGGAGATTTTCGCCGAAGTCGCCATTGCTGACGGTGCCGGGATGGCGGTCAGTAGTTACGGGATTCATCCGGCGCTGTTGGATGCCGCCTTGCATTCCGGGATGCATCTGGCTGAATCGGAGGCAGACTCCGAGCAGATGATGTTGCCGTATTGCTGGCAGCAGGTGTCCTTGCACGGTGTGGGTGCCGAACGAGTGCGGGTTCGGATGGCCCCGGCCGGGCAGGGCGCGGTCACACTCCAGCTTGCTGATCGGGCGGGGTTGCCGGTGTTGTCGGTGGGTTCGCTCATCACACGGCCGGTTTCGGCCGAGCAGTTGGGTGCGGCGGTGGCCAGGGCTACTGACGGGACAGCCGATCCGTTGCTGAACCTGCTGTGGTCACCACTACCGAGCTGTCCGGCCGTCGGTACTGCCCACCGCGGCGATGCTGGCGACGTGGTGGTCTGGGAATGCGTCTCGGCCGGGGAAGCCGTGGTGGACTCGGTATACGAACACACTCATGCGGCGCTGAAGGTACTGCAGTCCTGGCTGGCGGCCGACCGGTCGGGCACCTTGGCGATCTGCACTCGCGGCGCCGTGGCTTTACCCGGCGAGCAGGTCACCGACCCGGCCGCTGCGGCGGTGTGGGGGTTGGTGCGCACAGCGCAGAGCGAACACCCGGGCCGAATCGTGTTGATCGACACGGACATTCCCGCAACCAGCACCGAAATGACGGTGGGCGTCGCGGGGTGGGTCGCTTCGGGGGAGCCCCAGTTGGTGGTGCGCAACGCCACGGCGTATGCGGCTCGGCTGGTGCCCGTCGCCTCGGCACTGCAGCTACCGGAGGAAACGTCAGCGTGGCGGCTGGCCTTGGGCGGTAGCGGCACGGTCGACGATGTTGTGGTGGAGCCGTGCCCGCCGTCGTCGTTGGGGGCCGGGCAGGTGCGGGTGGCAGTTGCCGCGGTGGGGGTCAACTTCCGCGATGTGTTAGTGACGCTGGGAATGTATCCGGGCTCCGCCCCGGCGCTCGGCGCGGAAGGCGCGGGGCTGGTGGTTGAGGTCGGTGCCGGAGTGAGCGGGTTGGCCGTCGGGGACGCGGTGATGGGTCTAACCGGTGGCGGGTCGCAACCGGTGGTGGATCAGCGGTTGCTCGTCAAGGTCCCCACGGGGTGGTCGCTTGCCCAGGCCGCCGCTGTGCCGGTGGTGTTCTTGACCGCGTTCTATGGGTTAGCGGATCTAGCTGAAGTACGGCCGGGCGAGTCGGTGTTGATTCATGCCGGCACCGGCGGGGTGGGCATGGCCGCGGTGCAGTTGGCTCGGCACTGGGGGTTGGAGGTTTTCGCCACCGCTAGCCGCGGCAAGTGGGACACGTTGCGTGCCATGGGTTTTGACCACGACCACATCGGTGATTCGCGCACGCTGGAGTTCGAGGGCAAATTCATGGCGGTCACCGGCGGTCGCGGGATCGATGTCGTGCTCAATTGCCTTGCCGGCGAGTTCACCGACGCTTCGCTGCGCCTGCTGGCCAAGGGGGGCCGCTTCATCGAGATGGGCAAGACCGACATCCGCGATCCACATGCGATCGCCCGGCAACATCCCGGAGTGAAGTATCGGGCATTCGATGTGCTAGACGCCGGACCGGCGCGCCTGGCGCAGATGTTGGGGGAGCTCAGGGGACTGTTCGAGACTCGCACGCTGCATCCGTTGCCGGTCACGACCCGGGATATCCGCTGCGCCCGCGAGGCCTACCGGTTGTTGAGCCAGGCCAACCACATCGGCAAAGTGGTCCTCACCATGCCTCAGGTGCTCGCCGATGACCTGGCCGCCGGCACGGTGCTGATCACTGGGGGGACCGGGATGGCCGGCATGACCTTGGCCCGTCATCTGGTGACCCACTACGGGGTGGGTCATGTCGTGTTGGTCAGCCGCCATGGCGAGCAGGCCCCGGGTGTGGACCAGGTGGTTACGGAGTTGGAGAGTGCCGGAGCTCGGGTGGTGGTGGCGGCTTGCGATGTGGCCGATCGGATTGCGCTGGCGCAGTTGATGGCCCGGCTGGCCGCTCAGTGCCCACCACTGACGGGGGTGATTCATGCCGCCGGGACACTCGATGATGCGCTGATCGATTCGTTGACTCCCGATCGGGTGGATGCGGTGTTGCGGGCCAAGGTCGACGGCGCCTGGAATCTGCATGAGGCCACCGCTGATTTTGCGTTGTCGATGTTCGTGTTGTGCTCCTCGATCGCCGGCGTGGTGGGATCTCCGGGACAGGGCAATTACGCGGCGGCCAATGCGTTCTTAGACGCTTTGGCCAACCATCGGCGCAGCAGCGGGTTGGCTGCGACCTCGCTCGGATGGGGGTTATGGGAAAAGGCCAGCAGCATGACCGCTCACCTCAGCGACCGCGACAAGGATCGCATGCGCCGCACGGGGCTGGCGGCAATGACCAGTGCGCAGGCCATCGAATTCTTTGATGCCGCACTGATCGCCGCTCACCCCGCGGTGGTGGCCACTCGCCTCGACCACAACACACTGGCTAACCCCGCCCGGAACGCTCAACTACCACCGGTGTTCGACGGGCTGGTCACGCGCCGGTCTCTGCGGCGAGCCGCCGCTGGCGACGGCACGGCATCCGAATCGGCATTTGCTGACCGGCTGCACGGACTGACCCCCGATCAACGACATGAGCTGCTCACCGAGGTGGCGTGTGCGCAAGCCGCGCTGGTCCTGGGCCACCCGAGCCCCCGAGACATCAACCCCGACAGCACCTTCCAAGACCTCGGGTTTGACTCGCTCACCGCCGTCGAACTCCGAAACAGACTCAAAACCGCTACCGGACTGACTCTTTCGCCCACCCTGACCTTCGACCACCCCACCCCCACCGAGCTCGCCCGCCACCTCGGGTACCAACTCGACGGCAACGGCCATCGCCAAGTCAACGGCAGCGAATTGGGGATTCCCGAATCCGAGGACGAGCAGCTGCGGTCGATTATCACCGGCATCCCGATCAGCGACCTTCGAGCCGCGGGCCTGCTGAACGAACTGTTGCACCTGGCGAATGCGAGAACAACGCCAGGGCCAGATCGAACCGACCGCGACCGCAAGGAACTGGAACGTCTCATCGATTCCTCAACCCCCGAACAACTGCTCGCGATGGCCCTCGAAGCCTCCACAGCCGATGTGACGGGCACCGATAACCTCCCAGGTTGA
- a CDS encoding cytochrome P450, which translates to MIDSLETSVPTDVAALPLAPRNPLPYRQQMMALKTFCTGVETLRAAGGAVTRLKMGPKWLLPELVLATSPQAARDILGATGTSTEVTLFQDELRHLLGSGLLVLRHERWLPRRRALQPPFTKQHVRAFGGHMAGVAETISATWQDTVVDLNSQCRRLAMRALSRSVLGIDLDEEAEAADVALRVALEYVTSRAMRPIRAPRWLATPARRRARAARATLHDLADTILQACRADPTRDAPLVRALIEATDPATGRKLSDDEIRGELIIFMYAGVDTTAVTLSYALWALGHHVEIQERVRAEIADIGDRGLSSEDLPRLGYTVRVIHEALRLCPPTVAISRMVTRDIEVAGYRVEAGTTCSVGVQALHRDPAAWDRPLTFDPDRFGPEDSAGRDRWQYLPFGAGPRSCIGNHFAMLEVALALGTIIRHAEIRSLDDEFAVPEPWSKIAPAPICVRVTPTSRPERSTVRCAES; encoded by the coding sequence ATGATCGATTCGCTCGAGACCAGCGTGCCCACCGATGTCGCTGCGTTACCCCTCGCTCCGAGGAATCCGCTGCCGTACCGGCAACAGATGATGGCGCTCAAGACCTTTTGCACCGGCGTCGAAACGCTGCGCGCCGCCGGCGGAGCGGTGACCCGGCTGAAGATGGGCCCGAAATGGTTACTGCCTGAACTGGTCTTGGCCACGTCGCCGCAGGCGGCCCGCGACATTCTTGGAGCCACTGGAACCAGCACCGAGGTGACACTTTTTCAAGACGAATTGCGGCACCTGCTCGGCTCGGGCCTGCTGGTGCTCAGACACGAACGCTGGCTGCCGCGGCGACGCGCCCTGCAACCGCCCTTCACTAAACAGCACGTCCGCGCCTTCGGCGGCCACATGGCCGGAGTCGCCGAAACAATCTCTGCCACTTGGCAAGATACGGTGGTCGACCTCAACAGCCAGTGCCGACGACTCGCGATGCGGGCGCTCAGCCGCTCGGTTCTCGGTATCGACCTGGACGAAGAGGCCGAGGCCGCCGACGTGGCGTTGCGGGTCGCGCTCGAATACGTCACCTCCCGGGCGATGCGGCCCATTCGGGCGCCGCGCTGGCTGGCGACTCCGGCGCGTCGCCGCGCTCGCGCAGCCCGTGCCACGTTGCATGACCTCGCCGACACGATCCTGCAGGCCTGCCGCGCCGACCCTACCCGCGACGCGCCGCTGGTGCGCGCGTTGATCGAGGCTACCGATCCTGCCACCGGCAGGAAGCTGTCCGACGACGAGATCCGCGGCGAACTCATCATTTTCATGTACGCCGGGGTCGACACCACAGCGGTAACACTGAGCTACGCGCTGTGGGCGCTTGGCCACCACGTCGAGATTCAGGAGCGAGTCCGCGCCGAAATTGCCGACATCGGCGACCGGGGGCTGTCATCTGAGGACTTGCCGCGGCTGGGTTACACGGTCCGAGTAATCCACGAGGCATTGCGGCTGTGTCCCCCCACCGTGGCGATTTCCCGCATGGTCACCAGGGACATCGAAGTGGCTGGCTACCGGGTCGAGGCCGGTACGACGTGCAGCGTCGGCGTCCAGGCCCTGCACCGCGACCCCGCGGCGTGGGACCGGCCACTGACCTTCGACCCTGACCGATTTGGCCCGGAGGACTCGGCTGGCCGCGATCGTTGGCAGTACCTACCTTTCGGCGCCGGACCGCGCTCTTGTATCGGCAACCACTTTGCGATGCTCGAAGTTGCCCTGGCGCTCGGCACGATCATCCGACACGCAGAAATTCGTTCTCTCGACGACGAATTCGCAGTCCCCGAGCCTTGGAGCAAAATCGCCCCCGCGCCAATCTGTGTACGGGTCACGCCGACATCACGCCCGGAGCGGTCCACTGTGCGGTGTGCTGAATCGTAG